From the uncultured Trichococcus sp. genome, one window contains:
- a CDS encoding FGGY family carbohydrate kinase, producing the protein MSDNRIYKLVFDQSTSGTKLLLVGIEGNEAEILRRMDSKHKQIYPQDGWVEHDPMEIIKNMKQLIAEMLAETAIDKCDIQSISLTNQRETIVAWNKQTGQPVSNALVWQCNRSNDICKQLIEAGKEQEIQQKTGLKIDSYFSGPKVRWLFENSDEMRNLAVSGELAIGTMDSWLIWNLTEGEVFATEPSNASRTLLYNIYENSWDAALCDIFLVPPDSLAEIRDSNDSFGHYAGIPIQGVMADSQAALYGQNCFGFGDIKVTMGTGCSVMMQIEESSDLISDNILKTIAFTDNGATDYALEGIIRSCGDTLTWLSSELALFGTIEEGIESAFSVDDNEGVYLVPAQLGLAAPFWDSDIRAAFLGMNRRTGKSHLIRAGFESILFQIRAVIDEIKQVTRMEIPRVKVDGGVTKNNRLMQMLADVLGITIEVSCVEELSALGVLMLTSGFEMQKEGRIFNPKSNNLEPHYQQWLEYINKVRDK; encoded by the coding sequence ATGTCAGATAATCGTATCTATAAGTTGGTGTTCGATCAGAGCACATCCGGCACAAAATTATTATTGGTTGGAATTGAAGGTAACGAAGCTGAAATATTACGGCGGATGGATAGTAAGCACAAGCAGATTTACCCTCAGGATGGTTGGGTGGAGCATGATCCGATGGAAATCATCAAGAACATGAAGCAGTTGATTGCCGAAATGCTGGCTGAAACAGCTATCGATAAGTGCGATATCCAATCGATTTCGCTGACCAACCAACGGGAAACAATAGTAGCCTGGAACAAGCAGACCGGCCAACCGGTTTCGAATGCTTTAGTGTGGCAATGCAATCGCAGCAATGACATCTGCAAACAGCTGATTGAAGCAGGGAAAGAACAGGAAATCCAGCAGAAAACAGGTCTGAAAATCGATTCATATTTTTCTGGTCCAAAGGTCAGGTGGTTGTTTGAAAACTCGGATGAAATGCGTAACCTGGCCGTTTCCGGAGAGCTTGCGATCGGAACAATGGATTCATGGCTCATCTGGAATTTGACTGAGGGGGAAGTGTTTGCGACGGAACCCAGCAATGCGAGTCGTACGTTGTTGTACAATATCTATGAAAATTCATGGGACGCTGCTTTATGCGACATTTTCCTTGTCCCTCCTGATTCTTTAGCTGAAATTCGGGATTCAAATGATTCCTTCGGTCATTATGCAGGTATTCCCATTCAGGGAGTCATGGCGGATTCTCAAGCAGCTTTATATGGGCAAAATTGTTTTGGTTTCGGGGACATAAAAGTAACGATGGGAACCGGCTGTTCAGTGATGATGCAGATAGAAGAGAGCTCCGATTTGATAAGCGACAATATTTTGAAGACCATTGCGTTCACCGACAATGGAGCGACAGATTACGCTTTGGAAGGAATCATCCGTTCCTGTGGAGATACGCTTACATGGTTATCGAGTGAACTGGCGCTATTTGGCACAATCGAAGAAGGGATCGAATCGGCGTTCTCGGTGGATGATAATGAAGGGGTCTACTTGGTTCCCGCCCAACTTGGCTTGGCAGCGCCTTTTTGGGATTCCGACATCAGAGCCGCTTTTCTCGGCATGAACAGGAGGACAGGCAAATCGCATTTGATAAGAGCTGGATTTGAAAGTATTTTGTTTCAGATAAGGGCGGTGATCGACGAAATCAAACAGGTCACTCGTATGGAAATTCCGCGGGTCAAAGTAGATGGAGGGGTCACCAAAAACAATAGATTGATGCAAATGTTGGCTGATGTTTTGGGCATCACAATCGAGGTCAGTTGTGTCGAGGAACTGTCGGCGCTCGGCGTGTTGATGCTTACATCCGGCTTTGAAATGCAAAAAGAAGGAAGGATTTTTAATCCCAAAAGCAATAATTTGGAACCGCATTATCAGCAATGGCTAGAATACATTAATAAAGTGAGGGATAAATAA
- a CDS encoding transketolase gives MTTTINALEMKAVDIRRSLLTLVKEGETGHTGSDLSCTDILVALYYKILNIDPKNPNHPDRDRYIQSKGHAAEVLWAILADKGFFPESELSTFSKFGSRLIGHPNNKVDGVEMNTGSLGHGLSVSVGIALAAKMDKKSYQTYTLMGDGELAEGSVWEGTMAAAHYKLDNLTAIIDRNGLQITGRSEDVMGMESLRGKFEAFGWHVIDVKDGNSMAELIEAFEAPTMTGKPKLIIAHTTKGKGISFAENQLQWHHKVPSNSEFAKAMEELDVRMEVLANER, from the coding sequence ATGACTACTACAATAAATGCTTTAGAAATGAAAGCGGTCGATATCAGACGTTCGTTACTGACGCTGGTCAAGGAAGGCGAGACCGGCCACACCGGATCAGACTTATCTTGTACCGATATCCTTGTCGCTCTCTACTATAAAATACTCAACATTGATCCAAAAAATCCGAATCACCCTGACAGGGACCGTTATATTCAAAGTAAAGGTCATGCTGCAGAAGTTCTATGGGCAATCCTTGCCGATAAAGGCTTCTTTCCTGAAAGTGAACTGAGCACTTTTTCCAAATTCGGTTCGAGGCTAATCGGACATCCCAACAACAAAGTAGATGGCGTAGAAATGAATACGGGTTCCCTCGGGCATGGGCTATCTGTATCGGTCGGAATCGCACTTGCCGCAAAAATGGACAAAAAGTCTTATCAAACCTATACATTGATGGGCGACGGAGAATTGGCTGAAGGTTCTGTTTGGGAAGGTACGATGGCGGCTGCGCATTATAAGTTGGACAATCTGACAGCCATCATTGACCGGAACGGCCTGCAGATCACAGGCAGATCGGAAGATGTGATGGGAATGGAGTCATTGAGAGGCAAATTTGAAGCATTCGGTTGGCATGTGATCGATGTCAAAGACGGCAACAGTATGGCTGAACTTATTGAGGCGTTTGAAGCGCCGACCATGACAGGGAAGCCGAAACTGATTATCGCCCATACGACGAAAGGGAAAGGAATCTCCTTTGCCGAAAATCAGCTGCAATGGCATCATAAGGTCCCGAGCAATAGTGAATTTGCAAAGGCAATGGAAGAATTGGATGTACGGATGGAGGTTCTGGCCAATGAGCGTTGA
- a CDS encoding PTS transporter subunit EIIC, whose amino-acid sequence MSKFETYSDKALQVAAKIQSNNFLRAISNGLMATLPINIVGSIALLLAVLPVGFWQNFIGGIGLVPTLFTAYSLTVGVISLYASFLIGYQLADNLGQKPIPAGIVSLFSFLILTPMITLDDVTTLNNSKLGAAGLFTAMISALIFSRIYCFFMEKKIGIKMPESVPQFVSDVFSGLIPVLIAATVAILLSFLFGKTSYGSFSDFVYSIIATPLQSLSSNVGSMLLIVLVQMSLWFFGIHGSNVVASFIAALYLPMDVANMDALKAGATNAELPNILGSSFYNTFAGIGGAGGTLSLIIVILLFSKAKQAKAVANLSAVPGLFTINEPMIFGLPLVLNPIMAIPFILTPLVQVLIAYLGISSGLFPRLSGVQVPFGMPIGINGFLAGGWKITLLQMICVLVGCLVYYPFVKLLDKKLSEEAEEALQFNEQPAVD is encoded by the coding sequence ATGAGTAAATTTGAGACATACAGTGATAAGGCTCTTCAAGTGGCAGCAAAGATCCAAAGCAACAACTTTTTGAGAGCGATTTCGAATGGGTTGATGGCAACATTGCCGATAAATATTGTGGGCTCCATTGCCCTGTTATTGGCAGTTCTTCCTGTAGGTTTTTGGCAAAATTTCATCGGCGGAATCGGACTGGTTCCGACCCTTTTTACTGCATATTCTTTAACAGTGGGTGTGATTTCTCTTTATGCATCATTCTTGATCGGGTATCAGTTGGCTGATAATTTGGGCCAGAAGCCGATTCCGGCGGGGATCGTTTCCCTCTTCTCTTTCCTGATACTGACACCGATGATTACCTTGGATGACGTTACGACTCTGAATAACAGTAAACTCGGCGCAGCAGGACTGTTTACTGCCATGATCAGTGCCTTGATCTTCTCCAGAATTTATTGCTTCTTTATGGAGAAGAAGATCGGCATCAAGATGCCTGAAAGTGTTCCGCAGTTTGTCAGTGATGTATTCTCTGGTTTGATTCCAGTCCTTATCGCAGCTACAGTTGCCATTCTTTTGAGCTTTTTGTTCGGAAAGACTTCATACGGCTCATTTTCCGATTTCGTGTATTCGATCATTGCCACACCGCTGCAAAGTCTCTCCTCGAATGTCGGCTCCATGTTGCTGATTGTACTTGTACAAATGTCTCTTTGGTTCTTCGGGATCCATGGCTCCAATGTTGTGGCTAGCTTCATTGCAGCGTTGTACTTGCCGATGGATGTAGCAAATATGGATGCGTTAAAGGCCGGTGCTACGAATGCGGAACTCCCGAATATTTTAGGCTCCAGCTTTTATAATACCTTTGCTGGTATCGGTGGTGCAGGTGGTACGCTATCATTAATCATTGTCATCCTGCTTTTCTCGAAAGCCAAGCAGGCAAAGGCTGTCGCTAATTTGAGCGCAGTGCCGGGTCTGTTCACCATCAATGAACCGATGATTTTCGGCTTGCCATTGGTTTTGAACCCAATAATGGCCATCCCTTTTATCCTCACACCTTTAGTACAAGTTCTTATTGCTTACCTAGGCATCAGTTCAGGCCTGTTCCCTCGATTGAGTGGTGTTCAAGTACCTTTCGGCATGCCAATCGGTATCAACGGTTTTCTGGCTGGAGGCTGGAAAATAACCTTATTGCAAATGATCTGTGTATTGGTTGGATGCTTGGTCTACTATCCGTTCGTGAAATTGTTGGACAAAAAATTGTCGGAGGAAGCGGAAGAAGCATTGCAATTCAATGAACAGCCGGCAGTTGATTAA
- a CDS encoding fumarylacetoacetate hydrolase family protein — MQLIHFSEAGQSRIGIKTERGFLNAAKAAAALSLPVPSYIDDVLKDPEQDAQLDAILAQADTLADPAYYVSLDEVTFLPVLSRPGKILCIGKNYAAHVAETKSEAPKKPLVFSKFTSALAAHKEGIPIPAGTKKVDYEVELVAVIGKKAYCVSPEEALEHVAGYTIGNDVTARDWQKGSPQWLLGKSPDKFAPLGPVYVTADELDPTNLAISLKLNGEVRQNSNTKHLIFDIATIVSYISQHFALEPGDIIFTGTPDGVILGYPEDEQVWLKPGDVIESTIEGIGTLVNTFTR; from the coding sequence ATGCAATTGATTCATTTCTCAGAAGCTGGCCAAAGCCGCATCGGCATCAAAACGGAGCGCGGTTTCCTGAACGCAGCAAAAGCGGCTGCAGCTTTATCCTTGCCTGTTCCTTCCTATATAGATGACGTATTGAAGGATCCGGAACAGGATGCCCAACTGGACGCTATTCTGGCCCAAGCGGACACACTGGCGGATCCAGCCTACTACGTATCCTTGGATGAGGTCACATTCCTGCCCGTCCTCTCCCGTCCGGGCAAAATCCTCTGCATCGGCAAGAACTATGCCGCCCATGTCGCGGAAACGAAAAGTGAAGCCCCGAAAAAGCCGCTTGTCTTCAGTAAATTCACGAGCGCTTTAGCTGCCCACAAAGAAGGCATCCCGATTCCGGCCGGCACCAAAAAGGTCGATTACGAAGTCGAACTGGTGGCAGTCATCGGCAAAAAAGCTTACTGCGTCTCTCCGGAAGAAGCGCTTGAGCATGTCGCGGGCTACACAATCGGCAACGATGTGACTGCGCGCGACTGGCAAAAAGGCTCTCCGCAATGGTTGCTGGGGAAATCACCTGACAAATTCGCGCCGCTCGGACCGGTCTATGTGACCGCCGATGAGCTCGATCCGACCAATCTGGCCATTTCCCTTAAACTGAACGGCGAAGTGCGACAGAACAGCAACACGAAGCACCTCATTTTCGACATCGCGACGATCGTTTCCTACATTTCCCAACACTTTGCCTTGGAACCCGGCGACATCATCTTCACCGGCACGCCGGATGGGGTCATCCTCGGTTACCCGGAAGACGAACAAGTCTGGCTGAAGCCCGGCGATGTCATCGAATCCACCATCGAAGGCATCGGGACATTGGTGAATACTTTTACACGCTAA
- a CDS encoding alpha/beta hydrolase, translating into MKYFTRNIGMHNGTATFYLHEPTAEIDIDRKYPVMVVVPGGAYMWTSDRESEPVALEFFAKDYHVIVVNYSTEGLAAYQDGTFLPADPTSKFPTPLVELAEAIAVLRENSEEWAVDTDQISVLGFSAGGNLAGLLAVYWHESWLEELVNKDRTLYKPNRIILAYAPLDFVGIHFEESSAINLALMGTLTPGTEERKKVSPIYHVSKNTPPVFLWHTTEDPLVSVENSLKMAIALQEKNIPYELHIYQKGIHGVALGDSRTSRKPNQSNKQAASWVELVMGWLG; encoded by the coding sequence ATGAAATATTTTACCAGAAATATAGGCATGCATAATGGAACAGCTACTTTTTATTTACATGAACCTACTGCGGAGATTGATATAGACAGAAAGTATCCGGTAATGGTCGTCGTCCCGGGAGGCGCGTACATGTGGACCTCGGACCGGGAGAGCGAGCCTGTTGCCTTGGAGTTTTTCGCTAAGGATTACCATGTCATCGTGGTGAATTACAGCACTGAGGGGTTGGCGGCTTATCAGGATGGAACTTTTTTGCCAGCGGATCCGACATCAAAATTCCCGACACCTTTAGTCGAATTGGCCGAAGCTATTGCAGTCCTACGGGAGAATTCTGAGGAATGGGCAGTAGATACCGATCAAATCAGCGTATTGGGATTTTCTGCAGGCGGCAATCTCGCGGGTTTGTTGGCTGTCTATTGGCATGAGTCATGGTTGGAGGAGTTGGTGAATAAAGACAGGACGCTCTATAAACCGAATCGCATCATTTTAGCCTATGCACCATTGGATTTTGTAGGTATCCATTTTGAGGAATCAAGCGCAATTAATTTGGCTTTGATGGGAACTCTGACGCCTGGGACAGAAGAAAGGAAGAAAGTCTCGCCGATTTACCATGTCTCCAAAAATACGCCGCCAGTGTTTTTGTGGCATACAACAGAAGATCCATTGGTGAGCGTCGAAAATTCATTGAAAATGGCTATTGCACTTCAAGAAAAAAATATTCCTTACGAGCTGCATATCTATCAAAAAGGAATCCACGGTGTGGCACTGGGCGACAGCCGCACCAGCAGAAAGCCGAATCAATCAAATAAACAAGCAGCTTCATGGGTAGAACTGGTAATGGGTTGGCTAGGCTAG
- a CDS encoding transketolase C-terminal domain-containing protein gives MSVEKTNSVANRQVVCDVLVEYAEQNKDLVVLTSDSRGSASLANFAEKLPEQLVEVGIAEQNIVSIAAGLAHSGKRPFVASPACFLSMRSIEQIKVDVAYSNTNVKLIGISGGVSYGALGMSHHSLQDIAVTRAIPNLQVLLPADRFETEKMFQALATSDEPAYIRIGRNPVADCYDSSDYDFEIGKAVTLRNGNDVTLVATGETVRIALDAADQLRQDGIEARVLNYHTIKPFDSETLLQAVTETGKIISIEEHSIYGGLGGAIAEVLSEKTGVSHKIMGLPDEPAITGNTKEIFDHYGLNSQGVRKMALAMVKEHVR, from the coding sequence ATGAGCGTTGAAAAGACAAATTCTGTGGCGAATAGGCAGGTCGTTTGTGACGTCCTTGTTGAGTATGCAGAGCAGAACAAGGATTTGGTGGTATTGACGAGTGATTCCCGTGGATCGGCATCGTTGGCGAATTTTGCCGAAAAACTGCCTGAACAGCTGGTTGAAGTTGGGATTGCAGAGCAGAACATTGTCAGCATAGCTGCAGGACTGGCCCACAGCGGGAAGAGACCTTTCGTGGCATCACCGGCTTGTTTCTTGAGCATGCGCAGCATAGAACAGATCAAAGTCGATGTCGCCTATTCCAATACCAACGTCAAACTTATCGGAATCAGCGGAGGAGTCAGTTACGGCGCGCTGGGGATGAGCCACCACTCTTTGCAGGACATTGCAGTGACACGGGCGATCCCGAATCTGCAGGTGTTGCTTCCGGCGGATCGGTTTGAGACGGAAAAGATGTTCCAGGCGTTGGCAACCAGTGATGAACCCGCCTATATCCGCATCGGCAGAAATCCGGTGGCAGACTGCTACGACTCTTCGGATTATGACTTTGAAATCGGCAAGGCGGTTACGCTGCGAAACGGTAATGACGTGACTTTGGTGGCTACGGGAGAAACCGTCCGCATTGCGCTGGATGCAGCGGATCAATTGAGGCAAGACGGCATTGAAGCAAGAGTGTTGAACTATCATACGATAAAACCCTTTGATTCCGAAACGCTTCTTCAGGCCGTGACCGAAACGGGGAAAATCATTTCGATCGAAGAACACAGCATCTACGGTGGGCTTGGAGGCGCAATTGCGGAAGTATTATCCGAAAAAACCGGCGTATCCCACAAAATCATGGGCCTGCCTGATGAACCAGCGATCACCGGCAATACGAAAGAGATTTTTGATCATTACGGACTGAATTCTCAAGGTGTCAGAAAAATGGCTCTAGCGATGGTGAAGGAACATGTCAGATAA
- a CDS encoding LacI family DNA-binding transcriptional regulator, producing MKLEDIARLANVSKSAASLALNGKPGVSEETRATVLRIAKEHNYVPLKKIKKKYINPSSSTNYVIRFVGCKATDLIEDNYHNMPFFNELLGYFTNELKNYPFSLLISSIDSNSIRADLKRIEDEQPSDGIFLLGTNLTLQQIEEIQKIQKNLVVLDTCAPQSNLDFISINNYQGAYQAAEYLIKKGHQKIGYAESKTRIYNFSERKRGFFDALNHYGFSSKDVSIYRLHGMKIETDTENIADLQSESGSPTAVFCENDYIAISLIRTLSALKITVPEDISVIGFDNIPESKVITPELTTIGVNKQKIAQEAMRKMLANLERQEEDYGMHSFINTNLIERDSVV from the coding sequence GTGAAACTTGAGGATATAGCGAGATTAGCCAATGTTTCGAAGTCGGCAGCTTCACTCGCGTTGAACGGCAAGCCAGGCGTCAGCGAAGAGACAAGAGCGACTGTCTTGAGAATTGCAAAGGAGCACAATTACGTGCCACTGAAAAAAATCAAAAAAAAATACATTAACCCATCCAGCTCCACAAACTATGTGATCCGTTTTGTGGGCTGCAAGGCTACTGATCTGATTGAGGATAACTATCACAACATGCCCTTTTTTAACGAACTGCTCGGATATTTTACCAATGAACTGAAAAATTATCCTTTCTCCTTACTGATTTCCTCGATAGATTCAAATTCAATACGAGCGGATTTAAAAAGAATAGAGGACGAGCAACCTTCCGACGGTATTTTTCTTCTGGGCACGAACCTTACGCTTCAGCAAATTGAAGAGATCCAGAAGATCCAGAAGAATTTGGTAGTGTTGGATACTTGCGCTCCCCAATCGAACCTGGATTTCATTTCAATCAATAACTATCAAGGAGCCTATCAGGCTGCCGAATATCTGATCAAAAAAGGGCATCAGAAAATTGGCTATGCAGAATCAAAAACGCGGATATATAACTTCTCCGAGCGGAAGCGCGGATTCTTCGATGCCCTGAACCACTATGGCTTTTCGTCGAAAGATGTCAGCATTTACCGGCTGCACGGCATGAAAATCGAAACAGATACAGAAAATATCGCCGATCTGCAATCAGAATCCGGTTCCCCGACAGCTGTTTTTTGCGAGAATGATTATATCGCGATTAGTTTGATCAGAACGCTATCCGCACTGAAAATCACTGTTCCGGAGGATATCTCAGTAATTGGCTTTGATAACATACCCGAATCAAAAGTGATTACGCCCGAACTTACAACAATAGGCGTCAATAAACAAAAAATCGCACAAGAGGCTATGCGAAAAATGCTTGCGAATCTAGAGAGACAGGAAGAAGATTATGGGATGCACTCTTTCATCAATACCAATTTAATCGAAAGAGACTCCGTTGTCTGA
- a CDS encoding ACT domain-containing protein codes for MRAIMTVTGKDHTGIVASVSVELARLGVNILDISQTIMEEYFTMILMVELNEAKNSVKEVKEAMKKVEEEQGLVIRLQAEDTFHAMHRI; via the coding sequence ATGAGAGCAATCATGACCGTAACAGGTAAAGACCATACCGGAATCGTAGCAAGCGTATCGGTGGAATTGGCGCGTCTGGGCGTAAATATTTTGGATATCTCACAGACCATCATGGAGGAATACTTCACCATGATTTTGATGGTCGAATTGAACGAGGCGAAAAATTCAGTCAAAGAAGTCAAAGAAGCGATGAAAAAAGTTGAAGAAGAACAGGGCTTGGTCATCCGTTTACAGGCAGAAGACACATTCCATGCGATGCATCGGATCTAG
- a CDS encoding PFL family protein, whose protein sequence is MLRTDNILDTIRMFEEDNLDIRTITMGISLLDCIDSDGEKARERIYKKITTKAKNLVSVAQEIEDTYGVPITNKRISVTPIALIAGASDDTDYVAYAKTLDAAAKEVGVDFIGGFSALVEKGYNKGDKILIDSIPEALAVTDKVCSSVNIGSTKAGINMDAVKLMGEIVLATAEKTADRNGFGCAKLVVFANSVSDNPFMAGAYHGVEEADCEIHVGISGPGVVKRALEKVKGEPMDIVADTIKKAAFQITRMGQLVGNIASQKLGVPFGIVDLALAPTPAVGDSVGEILEEFGLGVVGTHGTVAALAVLNDAVKKGGVMACSHVGGLSGSFIPVSEDHRMIEAAAANQISLDMLLAMTAICSVGLDMIAIPGNTPATTIAAMIADEAAIGVQNNKTTAVRVIPAIGCGVGDFVEFGGLLGRAPVQPVHEASSADFINRGGRSPAPIHSFKN, encoded by the coding sequence ATGTTAAGAACAGATAATATCTTGGACACCATTCGCATGTTCGAAGAGGACAATCTGGATATCCGCACGATCACCATGGGGATTTCTTTATTGGACTGTATCGATAGCGATGGCGAAAAAGCTCGTGAAAGAATATACAAAAAAATCACCACCAAAGCGAAGAACCTGGTCAGCGTAGCGCAGGAAATTGAAGATACGTACGGCGTTCCGATCACGAACAAACGCATTTCGGTAACGCCGATCGCCTTGATCGCCGGCGCAAGCGATGACACGGACTATGTGGCCTACGCAAAAACATTGGATGCTGCGGCGAAGGAAGTCGGCGTCGACTTCATCGGCGGCTTCTCGGCTTTGGTCGAAAAAGGCTACAATAAAGGCGACAAGATCCTGATTGATTCAATTCCGGAAGCTCTGGCAGTGACGGATAAGGTCTGCAGCAGCGTGAACATCGGCTCGACTAAAGCGGGCATCAACATGGATGCCGTCAAGTTGATGGGCGAAATTGTCCTTGCCACAGCGGAAAAAACGGCCGACAGAAACGGCTTCGGCTGCGCAAAATTGGTTGTTTTCGCTAACTCCGTAAGTGATAATCCGTTCATGGCGGGTGCTTATCATGGTGTTGAGGAAGCGGATTGCGAAATCCACGTCGGCATTTCCGGACCGGGCGTTGTGAAGCGCGCCTTGGAGAAAGTCAAAGGCGAACCGATGGATATCGTTGCCGACACAATCAAAAAAGCGGCTTTCCAGATCACCCGGATGGGGCAACTGGTCGGGAACATCGCATCGCAAAAATTGGGCGTGCCATTCGGTATCGTCGATTTGGCTTTGGCCCCGACTCCTGCAGTCGGCGACTCGGTAGGGGAAATCCTTGAAGAGTTCGGCTTGGGCGTGGTCGGAACCCATGGAACGGTCGCTGCTTTGGCTGTATTGAATGACGCGGTCAAAAAAGGCGGCGTGATGGCGTGCAGTCATGTTGGTGGCTTATCCGGCTCTTTCATCCCTGTATCTGAGGATCACCGCATGATCGAAGCGGCTGCCGCCAACCAAATTTCATTGGATATGTTGCTGGCGATGACTGCCATCTGTTCGGTTGGGTTGGACATGATCGCGATCCCTGGCAATACGCCGGCGACGACGATTGCAGCGATGATCGCGGATGAAGCGGCTATCGGGGTCCAAAACAACAAAACGACAGCTGTCCGCGTGATCCCGGCAATCGGATGCGGCGTGGGCGATTTCGTTGAATTCGGCGGCCTGCTTGGACGTGCTCCGGTACAACCTGTCCATGAAGCAAGCTCGGCTGACTTCATCAACCGCGGCGGACGCAGCCCGGCACCGATCCACTCATTCAAAAACTAA
- a CDS encoding DUF4038 domain-containing protein → MLGFGYQNNVFKGVVRMLTIDNMRFQQDDRDFFFLADTCWSAFTNAELFEFENYCRIRKSQGFTVIQLNLLRQWDASSTQIRRDPFKLVSLDDANHYIYDYSQLNIAYFDRVEEMLSIMEKYELTPALVLLWANYVPDTWTEPMNRNNLMDKNQIEPYVAYVAQRYKKFNPIYFISGDTDFPSEATIEYYNIALTTLKKHDDDALVSFHIRGRLDEIPAVFLEASDFFSYQSGHNKDYPEKVYEIPMKLRANGIQMPIINTEPCYEQISYSRHSFGRFTQEDCRRVAWQSILAGASAGITYGAHGIWSWHRTGERFGIVEGEGFDQPYDLNDAMRFPGADDFGYLKQLVATYQLFDVEPINLVLKKTGQIRLGKTDTRTVIYLPVNTRLDIRQLQLAKDSFTLKAIDLEKRLEMTVDFTEDNIEMHNGVRDALYIIEKI, encoded by the coding sequence GTGTTAGGATTCGGTTATCAAAATAACGTTTTCAAAGGAGTTGTTCGGATGCTAACAATCGATAATATGCGGTTCCAGCAAGACGACAGGGATTTCTTTTTCTTGGCGGATACTTGTTGGAGTGCGTTTACTAATGCTGAGCTGTTTGAATTTGAAAATTACTGCAGAATCAGAAAAAGCCAAGGATTCACTGTTATTCAGCTAAACTTATTGCGCCAATGGGATGCAAGCTCCACCCAAATCCGGAGGGACCCATTCAAACTGGTAAGTCTCGACGATGCCAATCATTATATCTATGATTATTCGCAATTGAATATTGCCTATTTTGATCGCGTCGAAGAAATGCTGTCGATCATGGAAAAATACGAGTTGACTCCTGCGCTTGTGCTGCTTTGGGCCAATTATGTTCCCGACACTTGGACTGAACCCATGAACCGGAATAACCTGATGGACAAAAACCAAATAGAACCTTATGTGGCCTACGTGGCACAAAGGTACAAAAAGTTTAACCCCATCTATTTCATCAGCGGCGATACTGATTTCCCTTCAGAAGCAACGATTGAATATTACAACATCGCACTGACAACTTTAAAAAAACATGATGATGATGCACTGGTATCTTTTCACATCAGAGGCCGCTTGGATGAAATACCTGCAGTTTTTCTGGAAGCTTCAGATTTCTTCAGCTATCAGTCCGGGCATAACAAAGACTATCCCGAAAAAGTATACGAAATACCAATGAAATTAAGAGCAAACGGAATACAAATGCCCATCATAAATACTGAACCCTGCTATGAACAGATCAGTTACAGCAGGCATTCATTTGGTCGATTCACACAAGAGGATTGCCGGAGAGTGGCATGGCAAAGCATCCTTGCTGGAGCCAGTGCGGGCATAACTTATGGCGCACACGGAATTTGGAGCTGGCACAGAACCGGTGAGCGATTCGGCATAGTCGAAGGCGAAGGCTTTGACCAGCCTTATGATTTGAACGATGCGATGCGCTTCCCCGGAGCAGATGATTTTGGATACTTAAAACAGTTGGTTGCCACGTATCAATTGTTTGATGTTGAACCAATAAATCTTGTTCTGAAAAAAACTGGTCAAATACGCTTAGGCAAGACCGACACGAGAACTGTCATCTACTTGCCTGTAAACACGCGCTTGGACATCCGTCAATTACAATTGGCCAAAGATTCGTTCACTCTGAAAGCCATAGATCTGGAAAAAAGACTCGAAATGACCGTGGACTTCACTGAAGACAACATTGAAATGCATAACGGCGTCCGGGATGCTCTCTATATTATCGAAAAAATATAG